Proteins from a single region of Chryseobacterium sp. W4I1:
- a CDS encoding long-chain fatty acid--CoA ligase encodes MLNLSILVEQIAKRNPEKPALSLDKTTLSYKIFHEKVCQTAHALTKKGIGHGDKVALLCPNILQFPIVFFGILKAGATVVPLSIFLKPEEITYHLSDSDSTMFFCFAGTPELPTGKFGKEGFDKTPSCRDFISIGNLADDVENFDNLIMNEKADFESYMTSSEDTAVIIYTSGTTGKPKGAELSHINLFTNAEASTTIIASAEFEAQLVVLPLFHIFGLTVMMLAGIRRSLHLVLLSKFDAKTVYQLIPHFDIRIFAGVPSMYWALLNEDNTEENTNSIKKLRICVSGGASLPVKIIDEFENSFGVPIIEGYGMSEGSPVVTFNQLKTGRKPGSIGTPIWGVDVKIVDDRCNELPVGEKGELIYRGPNVMKSYYRKPKETEEVLKNGWMFSGDIAVKDEDGFFFIVDRKKEMIIRGGMNVYPREVEEMMMRNPDISMVAVIGIEDEKLGEEIKAFVVRKKESKASEEDIKLWTKERIAKYKYPRIIEFIDEMPLSATGKILKKNLKN; translated from the coding sequence ATGCTTAACTTATCTATTTTAGTAGAACAAATTGCAAAAAGAAATCCTGAAAAACCAGCTTTAAGTCTTGATAAAACTACTTTAAGCTATAAAATATTTCATGAAAAAGTCTGCCAGACTGCTCATGCACTTACAAAAAAAGGAATAGGTCATGGTGATAAGGTTGCCTTACTCTGCCCTAATATTCTTCAGTTCCCAATTGTTTTTTTCGGAATATTAAAGGCTGGGGCAACTGTGGTTCCGCTCAGTATCTTTCTCAAACCTGAAGAAATCACTTATCACCTTTCCGATTCCGACAGTACAATGTTCTTCTGTTTTGCCGGAACTCCGGAACTCCCAACAGGGAAATTCGGTAAGGAAGGCTTTGATAAGACACCATCATGCAGAGATTTTATAAGTATTGGAAATTTAGCAGATGATGTAGAGAATTTTGATAATCTCATCATGAATGAAAAAGCAGATTTTGAATCTTATATGACTTCCTCAGAAGACACAGCCGTTATTATTTATACTTCCGGAACCACAGGAAAACCGAAAGGAGCGGAGCTTTCGCATATTAATCTTTTTACCAATGCAGAAGCCAGCACAACCATCATTGCTTCTGCTGAATTTGAGGCCCAGCTTGTAGTTTTACCATTATTTCACATTTTTGGCTTAACGGTAATGATGCTTGCAGGAATCCGGAGATCACTCCATCTTGTCCTTTTGTCAAAATTCGATGCAAAAACAGTTTACCAGCTTATTCCTCATTTTGATATCAGAATTTTTGCAGGTGTTCCCTCTATGTATTGGGCACTTCTGAATGAAGACAATACCGAAGAAAATACCAATAGCATTAAAAAATTAAGAATCTGTGTTTCCGGTGGGGCTTCTCTTCCTGTAAAAATCATTGATGAATTTGAAAATAGCTTCGGAGTTCCGATCATTGAAGGTTATGGGATGTCCGAAGGCTCTCCTGTAGTGACATTTAACCAGTTGAAAACAGGAAGGAAGCCCGGTTCTATCGGAACGCCTATCTGGGGTGTTGATGTTAAGATTGTAGATGATCGCTGCAATGAACTGCCGGTCGGTGAAAAAGGAGAATTGATCTATCGTGGCCCCAATGTGATGAAATCTTATTACAGAAAACCTAAAGAAACTGAGGAAGTTTTGAAAAACGGATGGATGTTTTCCGGAGATATTGCCGTAAAGGATGAAGACGGGTTTTTCTTCATTGTCGACCGTAAAAAAGAAATGATTATCAGAGGCGGAATGAATGTCTATCCGCGGGAAGTAGAAGAAATGATGATGAGAAATCCTGATATTTCCATGGTAGCCGTTATCGGGATCGAAGATGAAAAACTCGGGGAAGAAATTAAAGCATTTGTAGTAAGGAAAAAAGAAAGCAAGGCTTCCGAAGAAGATATTAAGTTATGGACAAAAGAAAGAATTGCCAAATATAAATATCCGAGAATCATAGAATTTATAGATGAAATGCCATTAAGCGCAACAGGAAAAATACTTAAAAAGAACTTAAAAAACTAG
- a CDS encoding helix-turn-helix transcriptional regulator codes for MELLLPYLESDGFKQGLIQDYRFCDTDFLNSTVLEMPEDLGSGKLILFSKKNFHFFRGKWNFQEDTIFHSPHKVGDNGMMDFRINKEGKISSNFINNEKEFEHNTTDIDGVRIFVPKSIFPKDNGLLKEKLENAQRNYLSQEKLKTIFDTPFDDASCSIILESRILEFLSYWIHYLLSDEKTFEHKKAFEDKIKLAKDFVDTNAFQSLAIREISRYCGLNSSDLKKGFKDYTRLPIHQYIIKARMEMARSMLLETEKSVGEISDFIGYNNRGHFSQLYLRYFGKLPSEERL; via the coding sequence ATGGAATTGCTTCTTCCTTACCTGGAGTCAGATGGTTTTAAACAAGGTCTGATTCAGGATTACAGATTTTGTGATACAGATTTTCTGAACTCTACTGTTCTGGAAATGCCGGAGGATTTGGGAAGCGGGAAGCTGATTCTTTTCAGTAAAAAGAATTTTCATTTTTTCCGTGGAAAATGGAACTTTCAGGAAGACACCATTTTCCATTCACCCCATAAAGTAGGGGATAACGGAATGATGGATTTCCGCATCAATAAAGAAGGAAAGATCAGCAGTAATTTCATCAACAACGAAAAAGAATTTGAGCACAATACTACCGATATAGATGGGGTAAGGATTTTTGTTCCGAAAAGTATTTTTCCGAAAGATAACGGACTGCTGAAAGAGAAGCTGGAAAATGCACAGCGCAATTACCTGAGCCAGGAAAAACTCAAAACTATTTTCGATACCCCGTTTGATGACGCATCCTGCAGCATCATCCTCGAAAGCAGAATTCTGGAATTCCTAAGCTACTGGATTCATTACCTTCTTTCTGATGAGAAAACATTTGAACACAAAAAAGCATTTGAAGACAAAATAAAACTGGCGAAAGATTTTGTAGATACCAATGCATTCCAGAGTCTGGCCATCAGAGAAATAAGCCGTTATTGCGGACTCAACAGCAGTGATCTTAAAAAAGGATTTAAAGATTATACCCGGTTGCCTATCCATCAATATATTATTAAAGCCAGAATGGAGATGGCCAGATCTATGCTTTTGGAAACCGAAAAATCCGTTGGTGAGATCAGCGATTTTATCGGCTATAATAACCGCGGGCATTTTTCCCAGCTCTATCTCCGTTACTTCGGAAAACTTCCCTCTGAAGAACGTTTGTAA
- a CDS encoding TonB-dependent receptor domain-containing protein gives MNAPVAISVLKSDVIEKQVPNSAADLLKNVPGVYVNSSLGEIRNNVSSRGISAGSSDGTFAYEYISMQEDGLPVTNTTYYNYGPDFFLRADATISQIDAVRGGPASITAANAPGGIFNYISKTGGNKFGGEIRAKYGVQGADNSGYHRMDANFGGPLGDNWFFNIGGFYRYDLGARYAGYPFNNGGQVKANIVKKYNKGSLKVFLKYLDDKNGYAQLVPTRNYSNPEPAEGFSSSSSLLIPKLQYNSPDFIHGGNIDYNSGRLVSNKYRSIGLNWDHNLGNGWKLFLASKYSDNDVVQNSVGNSFLTSLDDLTSYFLVGGLGVGTYSFKDALTGQELASVNAAPGAGGLPVYQITKNQLPGQSIQNNSFLMSALNFYENKVKESMNQLTINKKWNNMNFSFGGYYGYSDVWRFSGINGIGLTTLENRPRMMTLSLTGVTTLDFTKPGVYQLTNNDGFAQAAGSTGDLIEFKAKQQQGAVFFGHTWDITDHLTLDWGIRYEKVWIKGDNTRTYLFSDKNGGTDGSIYTLYNNNALTKLTNVGYSRQLENFSYSAALNYKFNNNVAVYARYSKGSKSPDLDMFFAANRPETIDLLDPQSRKTQQVEMGFKTKTTYFDAFITPFYSLLSNVPYSFMADDGKGGFYTTPSLYNKNETYGIELETNIRPADNFSIRAVLTLQDPKVKEGYLWNLGSAPGPADDTVFSYSGTTIAYTPKIMANVTPNLKIGKAFGFVTWNYMGKREGSNTNVYKLPGFSQFDLGIGYNVNENLSMLVNVNNVFNKYGVMSYQRPGTLQQQLAGFENFTQAEYASAVANNTPYFTIAIPPTSGYVTVTYKF, from the coding sequence ATGAATGCCCCGGTCGCAATCTCTGTTCTGAAAAGCGACGTCATTGAAAAACAGGTTCCCAACAGTGCTGCAGACCTGCTTAAAAATGTTCCGGGAGTTTATGTGAATTCATCCTTGGGAGAGATCAGAAATAATGTAAGCTCAAGAGGAATCAGTGCAGGTTCTTCAGACGGTACTTTTGCTTATGAGTATATCTCTATGCAGGAAGATGGTTTACCGGTAACCAATACCACCTATTATAATTACGGGCCTGACTTTTTTCTGAGAGCAGATGCCACTATTTCCCAGATTGATGCGGTGAGAGGAGGTCCTGCTTCTATTACGGCTGCTAATGCACCGGGTGGAATTTTCAATTATATTTCTAAAACGGGCGGCAATAAATTCGGTGGTGAAATCCGGGCTAAATATGGCGTTCAGGGGGCAGATAACTCAGGATATCATAGAATGGATGCCAACTTTGGAGGTCCTTTGGGAGATAACTGGTTTTTTAATATCGGAGGATTTTACCGGTACGATTTAGGAGCAAGATATGCAGGCTATCCGTTCAATAATGGTGGACAGGTAAAAGCAAATATTGTCAAAAAATACAATAAAGGAAGTTTAAAAGTATTTCTAAAATATCTTGATGACAAAAATGGCTATGCTCAGTTGGTTCCTACAAGAAATTATTCAAACCCCGAACCGGCAGAAGGATTCAGCAGCAGCTCGTCTTTGCTGATTCCGAAATTACAATACAATTCTCCGGATTTTATTCATGGCGGGAATATAGATTATAATTCAGGCCGTCTGGTTAGCAATAAATACCGCTCCATAGGACTCAACTGGGACCATAATCTTGGAAATGGATGGAAGCTGTTCCTGGCAAGCAAATATTCTGATAATGATGTGGTGCAGAACAGCGTAGGAAATTCTTTTCTTACCTCGCTGGATGATTTGACCTCTTATTTTTTGGTCGGCGGACTGGGAGTGGGAACCTATTCCTTTAAAGATGCGCTTACAGGGCAAGAACTTGCCAGTGTGAATGCTGCCCCGGGAGCCGGTGGATTACCTGTTTACCAGATCACCAAGAATCAGTTGCCGGGTCAGTCTATTCAAAATAATTCATTTTTAATGTCAGCTCTTAATTTTTATGAAAATAAGGTGAAGGAATCTATGAACCAGCTGACCATTAATAAAAAATGGAACAATATGAATTTCTCATTTGGCGGCTATTACGGCTATTCCGATGTATGGCGATTTTCCGGAATCAATGGGATAGGACTTACCACCTTAGAGAACCGTCCAAGAATGATGACCTTAAGTTTAACAGGGGTTACCACTTTAGACTTTACAAAACCCGGTGTATATCAGCTGACCAATAATGACGGTTTTGCACAGGCAGCAGGCAGCACGGGAGATTTAATTGAATTCAAGGCTAAACAGCAACAGGGAGCCGTGTTTTTTGGGCATACGTGGGACATTACAGATCATCTGACGCTGGATTGGGGAATACGGTATGAAAAAGTATGGATCAAAGGAGATAATACCCGAACCTATTTGTTTTCAGATAAAAACGGCGGTACGGATGGCAGCATTTATACCCTTTACAATAACAATGCTTTGACAAAACTTACAAATGTTGGTTATAGCAGACAGTTGGAGAACTTTTCCTATTCGGCAGCGTTGAATTATAAATTCAATAATAATGTTGCCGTATATGCCAGGTATTCAAAAGGCAGCAAATCTCCGGATCTTGATATGTTCTTTGCAGCCAACAGACCGGAAACCATAGATCTATTAGATCCTCAATCCAGGAAAACCCAGCAGGTGGAAATGGGATTTAAGACGAAAACAACTTATTTTGATGCTTTTATAACACCATTTTACAGTTTGCTGAGCAATGTTCCTTACAGCTTTATGGCAGATGACGGAAAAGGCGGGTTTTACACCACTCCATCATTGTATAATAAGAATGAAACCTATGGTATTGAATTGGAAACCAACATCAGGCCTGCCGACAACTTCAGCATAAGGGCGGTGCTTACATTGCAGGACCCGAAAGTGAAAGAAGGGTATCTATGGAACCTCGGAAGCGCGCCTGGCCCTGCTGATGATACTGTGTTTTCATATTCAGGAACCACCATAGCCTATACACCAAAAATTATGGCTAATGTAACTCCTAATCTGAAAATCGGTAAGGCATTCGGATTTGTAACCTGGAATTATATGGGTAAAAGGGAGGGCAGCAATACCAATGTCTACAAACTGCCGGGATTTTCCCAGTTCGACCTTGGAATAGGATATAATGTAAATGAAAATCTCAGTATGCTTGTGAATGTGAATAATGTATTTAACAAATATGGGGTGATGAGCTACCAGAGACCGGGAACTCTTCAGCAGCAACTTGCAGGCTTCGAAAACTTTACCCAGGCCGAATACGCTTCTGCGGTTGCCAATAATACTCCTTATTTTACCATTGCCATTCCGCCGACTTCCGGGTATGTTACGGTAACCTATAAATTTTAA
- a CDS encoding adenosine kinase: MKRYLTYILLLGFTFFGGQNKMAGQSTYAQDWKSSEQKNEALAFDADIKLSDAEMVLDKKLFQLRKQVLTEAETQKISLFNSSFNELKPLIETSRLFKILQTMPKGGLLHSHSGGLADVKWVISVARKYKECYVYDQKDNDQYIFGQLAFFTKENVPAGFVSLDKKLASDPGFEKELQDLLTLKRDKLCTYTDYWVEFEKRFKRINLLLPYRPFFKEYYLKGFQDLTKDHVQHVEIRFIFDELYDFQHGKYPLKTSITDLQDVLRQVRQTNPQFSLKLIYSSFKFLDPEGVEKQLETAFELKKEFPDMISGFDLVADEAAGNSIYYFQKNWMKLNELSKKYGVEMPLFLHAGESNSVFNKNILDVALLNNRRIGHGLNLIYFPATMEEVRKQDKLVEVSPISNQVLGYVSDLRNHPARVLMSNGVQCSINSDDPSVYGYEGLSYDFWVAFIYWELDVKALKKLVFNSVNYSSLNKDQKKEAITYLNKQWNDFVQKGNKTLN, translated from the coding sequence ATGAAAAGATACCTTACTTATATTTTACTCCTTGGATTTACTTTTTTCGGCGGTCAGAATAAAATGGCCGGACAATCTACCTATGCTCAGGACTGGAAATCATCCGAGCAGAAGAATGAAGCCCTTGCTTTTGATGCAGACATAAAATTATCGGATGCGGAAATGGTGTTGGATAAAAAACTATTTCAGCTAAGAAAACAAGTCCTTACCGAAGCAGAAACACAAAAAATATCTCTGTTCAACAGTTCTTTTAATGAATTAAAACCTCTGATTGAAACCAGCAGATTATTTAAAATCCTCCAGACAATGCCGAAAGGAGGTTTGCTGCACAGCCACAGCGGAGGGCTGGCAGATGTAAAATGGGTGATTTCGGTGGCAAGAAAATATAAGGAATGCTATGTTTATGATCAGAAGGATAATGACCAGTATATTTTCGGGCAGCTGGCTTTTTTTACGAAGGAAAATGTTCCGGCAGGATTTGTAAGCCTGGATAAGAAACTGGCTTCGGACCCCGGTTTTGAAAAAGAACTGCAGGATCTTCTTACCTTAAAAAGGGATAAGCTCTGTACCTATACGGATTACTGGGTGGAGTTTGAGAAGCGTTTCAAACGCATCAACCTCCTGCTGCCTTACCGTCCTTTCTTCAAAGAATATTATCTGAAAGGTTTTCAGGATCTGACCAAAGATCATGTACAGCATGTGGAGATCAGGTTTATATTCGATGAGCTTTACGATTTCCAGCATGGAAAATATCCTTTAAAAACTTCAATTACAGATTTGCAGGACGTTCTTAGACAAGTCCGTCAAACGAATCCGCAGTTCAGCTTGAAATTAATTTATTCGAGCTTTAAATTTTTAGATCCCGAAGGTGTAGAAAAACAGCTTGAAACCGCTTTTGAGCTCAAAAAAGAATTCCCGGACATGATTTCGGGTTTTGATCTTGTGGCAGATGAGGCTGCCGGAAACAGCATTTATTATTTTCAGAAAAACTGGATGAAGCTGAATGAACTTTCTAAAAAGTATGGGGTAGAAATGCCGCTTTTCCTTCATGCCGGCGAAAGCAATTCTGTTTTCAATAAAAATATTCTGGATGTTGCTTTACTGAATAACCGACGGATAGGGCATGGCCTTAACCTGATCTATTTCCCAGCTACAATGGAAGAGGTCAGAAAGCAAGACAAACTGGTTGAGGTAAGTCCCATCAGTAACCAGGTTTTGGGCTATGTAAGCGATCTGAGAAATCATCCTGCAAGGGTTTTGATGAGCAACGGCGTGCAGTGTTCCATTAACAGCGATGATCCGTCAGTGTATGGCTACGAAGGCCTCAGCTATGATTTCTGGGTAGCTTTTATATATTGGGAGCTGGATGTGAAGGCACTTAAAAAGCTTGTCTTTAACTCTGTTAATTATTCTTCTTTAAATAAAGACCAGAAAAAGGAAGCCATCACATATCTGAATAAGCAGTGGAATGATTTTGTTCAAAAGGGAAATAAAACTTTAAACTAA
- a CDS encoding alpha/beta hydrolase: protein MKKNLNIFLAILLFIILILLVIPMISVYLKAPMLLSGYSSSFAMQFNSQFVVLSLVLIIICFLFYRYGKYWRKLLIVNLILSVLFFIAQFFFTVVMFSTAKKYNAKVSFSQGLKGHEEPIKPTETYSYLTIYNEEQHIDVFRPEKRSSSPAIPVILVHGGAFIEGNRTQVGYAANWFKDHGYTVFSIDYPLGKEDRHNWESAVNSVVTSMGFVVKNSKKFNVDPNKIVLVGGSAGAALVMQADLGLRQGFAKSYDSPQPPVSAGVIAIYPPVSLSELWQKIDEKKNIDLKYAARRYLGGSPSEFPQRYAQLNLIDQLSKGISPTFIIAGEIDHVVNVEATRTFVKKATELKLPVSYVEIPYGEHVFDANSNSIAGQIEWNKIEEFLKNNNLGN from the coding sequence ATGAAAAAAAATTTAAATATATTCTTAGCCATTTTACTGTTCATCATCCTGATTTTATTGGTTATTCCTATGATTTCAGTGTATCTGAAAGCACCCATGCTTCTGAGCGGTTACAGCAGTTCGTTTGCTATGCAGTTCAATTCGCAGTTTGTTGTTTTGAGCCTGGTATTGATCATTATCTGTTTTCTTTTCTATAGATATGGGAAATATTGGCGGAAATTACTGATTGTTAACCTGATCCTTTCGGTTCTTTTTTTCATTGCCCAGTTTTTTTTCACAGTGGTTATGTTTTCCACGGCTAAAAAATACAATGCCAAAGTTTCCTTTTCTCAGGGATTAAAAGGGCATGAAGAGCCTATAAAACCTACCGAAACGTATTCTTATCTCACTATTTATAATGAAGAACAGCATATAGATGTTTTCCGCCCGGAAAAAAGATCTTCATCACCTGCAATTCCTGTTATTCTTGTTCACGGGGGTGCTTTTATTGAAGGAAACAGAACTCAGGTTGGTTATGCTGCCAATTGGTTTAAAGATCATGGATATACCGTTTTTTCCATAGATTATCCTTTAGGAAAAGAAGACCGGCACAACTGGGAATCTGCGGTTAATTCTGTAGTGACTTCAATGGGGTTCGTTGTGAAAAATTCAAAAAAATTCAATGTTGACCCAAACAAAATAGTTTTGGTAGGTGGTTCTGCGGGAGCAGCTTTGGTGATGCAGGCAGATTTAGGATTGAGACAAGGTTTTGCTAAATCTTATGATTCCCCACAGCCTCCGGTTTCGGCAGGAGTTATTGCGATTTATCCGCCTGTCAGCTTATCCGAGCTCTGGCAGAAAATAGATGAGAAAAAGAATATCGATCTCAAATACGCAGCAAGAAGATATCTCGGAGGTTCACCTTCCGAATTTCCACAGCGCTATGCCCAGCTGAATTTAATAGACCAGCTTTCCAAAGGCATTTCCCCTACATTCATTATTGCCGGAGAAATAGATCATGTAGTCAATGTAGAAGCTACAAGAACATTTGTGAAAAAAGCCACAGAATTGAAGCTTCCTGTCTCTTATGTTGAAATTCCTTATGGTGAACACGTTTTTGATGCCAATTCCAATTCTATTGCCGGACAGATTGAATGGAATAAAATAGAGGAGTTTTTAAAGAATAATAATCTGGGAAACTGA
- a CDS encoding prolyl oligopeptidase family serine peptidase: MNYFKIALLSIGLLTVSCSVQNTESNKTVSVGLKQEKLTDIKYGSHERNVMDVYLPADRSPKTAFLVHIHGGAWTQGDKTYDTKISEYLLSQGIAVANLDYRYANLTDTHLPELLDDIDQVVKYLSAHAQEWNTRKNGFSISGGSSGAHVSLMYAYTKNPQIKTIIEMCGPVDFTDVQTLTYVKAANLLEVLDKMSGNKTVWNPGDAIPEAYAKTSPVKFVNQIPTMIIHGDKDEVVPIQQAYILEKALKAKGTQYKLIVVPGAGHLITKLPADEQVVFTHVAEWLKKYGTN, translated from the coding sequence ATGAATTATTTTAAAATCGCACTGCTGTCCATTGGATTATTGACAGTAAGCTGCTCAGTACAAAATACGGAAAGTAACAAAACGGTTTCTGTGGGTCTGAAACAAGAAAAACTCACCGATATAAAATATGGGTCACATGAAAGAAATGTGATGGATGTTTATCTTCCTGCCGACAGGAGCCCGAAAACTGCATTTCTCGTTCATATTCACGGAGGAGCGTGGACGCAGGGTGATAAGACCTATGATACGAAGATCTCTGAATACCTTCTTTCACAGGGAATTGCGGTTGCCAATCTGGATTACCGTTATGCGAATCTTACAGATACTCATCTTCCGGAGCTTCTGGATGATATTGATCAGGTTGTAAAATACCTTTCTGCCCACGCTCAGGAATGGAATACCAGGAAAAATGGCTTTTCAATTTCCGGAGGAAGCTCCGGGGCTCATGTTTCGCTGATGTATGCCTACACAAAAAATCCTCAGATCAAAACCATCATAGAAATGTGTGGTCCGGTAGATTTTACGGATGTTCAGACCCTGACGTATGTAAAAGCAGCGAACCTTTTGGAGGTTCTGGATAAAATGTCAGGAAACAAAACAGTCTGGAATCCCGGTGATGCTATCCCGGAAGCTTACGCTAAAACCAGTCCTGTAAAATTTGTTAATCAGATTCCCACAATGATTATTCATGGTGATAAGGATGAAGTAGTTCCCATCCAACAGGCTTATATCCTGGAAAAAGCTCTGAAGGCAAAAGGTACTCAGTACAAACTGATCGTAGTTCCCGGAGCAGGACATCTTATTACAAAATTACCGGCAGATGAGCAGGTGGTATTTACCCATGTGGCGGAATGGCTTAAAAAGTATGGCACAAATTAA
- a CDS encoding transposase, producing the protein MSRNYKFHNPEGLYFISFAVVGWLDVFIRNEYNEILLESLRFCQKSKGMEIYAWCIMSSHVHLVFRSINGQKPELLIGDLKRFTSKALITAIK; encoded by the coding sequence ATGAGTCGTAATTACAAATTCCACAATCCTGAGGGATTATATTTCATAAGCTTTGCTGTTGTAGGCTGGCTGGATGTTTTTATTAGAAATGAATATAACGAAATTCTTTTAGAGAGTTTAAGATTTTGCCAAAAGAGTAAAGGAATGGAAATATATGCATGGTGCATTATGTCAAGTCATGTACACTTGGTTTTCAGAAGTATAAATGGACAAAAACCAGAACTTCTGATTGGTGATTTAAAAAGATTTACAAGTAAAGCACTTATAACAGCAATCAAATAA